GTTGACTGAAATAAAAGATCCTCAGCCACATATTCTCGGTTGGGCACAGGGCCCTCTCCGACGAACTTCAATCTAGCCCAATGTTGGCCGAATCTAGTTGAGTAATGAGCTGATTGAGGTGCCATCTCAGGTGCACACGAACGTGGAACGAAGAGCAAGGAAGTGGAAAACAGACTCAGCCGAGTCTGCCTCCCTTTTCCTCTCATTGTATGTTTCCAGAGCTGATCATTTATTTCCAGTGGTCTGCAGTCAATGGATaattaaacaatcaaaacatACAACAATATATTTCCATAAAAAGCATGCAAGCCTCAcctccctgttttttttccttccaggAGCACAATCCTTCCATTTATATAGGGTTGTCAATTAACACCTGTGCTTCAGTCCATCTCATCCTAAAGCAAGTTGATCTACTCCCTAAAATTAATACCTTACAATCTCTCAACCTATGGAACTTTGTTACCAGTTTCCTCCTAGCTTACTGACTGCAAAACAGGTCAGGTTATTCAtgccttttttatataataaccaaaaacacccaaaataaacatttctaaacacaagaaaccctctacttggttggcctggtgatgtcatccatgaccaccctattcctataaaacaggaaatacttaattcatctttttttatggttgttcTTTAGTATCGCATTCTGGAAAGTTTAGAAAATTATATATTgtctaaaacaacacataaaatcATACTGAAGGGAAACACTTATTACACTGTTTGTTATTATAGATATAAAATTTGTAATATTGTTAATCTCTTTATCTTATTAGGGAGTTTCACATCCACAAAGCTAAGTTTTCAATTATAAaccttgttttaaatttttccaaATTGAATTTGACACATATATGAATCTATAatctaataactaataaaaagctagatttatttttgatatactCTTTTTACTAAATACTATATACACCTTTACAAATCTGTCACactcttattttaatttatttatgttttttatttactattgtCTACTTCATAATCTTATTTACCTTGTACctttttatcaatattgtttCAAGTCTCAGTAAGTTGCAATTCATTCTttatttgttcttattttctgaTCTGCGTTGTCtgaatgtttttgatattttgttgttaataaaaaaaaaaaaaagaaaaaaaggaaatacttAGGCCGGCCCCTCCCAAACAATTGTCCtgcatggtggaactgaacaaaagaacaaacaattgtaagtatCAATCAAGAACTTTAACTGTGGGTTTAACTTGTAACCTAATAAAATGGATATGAGACTaacatgactgtgtgtttactttactaatgATCTGGATggacaagtggtgagcaaacccacttcGTCACACATATAATTTCAGTATCCCCCTCTAAGTCATCTACAGCATCGGTTTCCCATTGTTTATGATGGCCAGTTTGATTAATGAGACCGAGTTTTGTGGAACCTCGTCGTGCTGCCACTCCTCTCAGTCCCTCAAGacaccaacaaaaacaactagACACCTTTCACAAGAATACAAAAActtacaaaaaataatgtttaacaaTTTCACTAGTTTATCGTCCAGATGTTATGTAGAATGAAGACATTAtatttatgacatattatatatacatatcactAATTCTGAAATAAGTGTTAGTAATTCATAACTTACATCGCATTCGTTCAgatttctgaggaaaaggaggctgggggtcgaattgagaattggtgaggtttaatgcaacagcagtgatgaagatgatgagacaaagacaatcagacaaacacaaaataacactgcagctgacagcggactgatccacgctcctcctgacggagtcacatgGAAGCAGTCCAGAAACTTCTTAGTTCACACTTTTATGCGTTGCACCGGGGGGCTGTTCTTTTTcccatggtgcattcaaatcttttctcattggtccgttgttgtcatgacagcatgtTGAGTGCATCATTGCTGACCAATGATGgtctgcacctttgggggtcgctTTTGGTTGCAGGGCAAATGGTTATGTCGTGTAAatgaaactctgacatcaacatattccaatcaacattgtattgttttagcctagaccagaccccaggggacaggagacagactggagacttttgttgcatagcaggaagctcctttccatatgttgcatgccagacttgaccagatcaatactttacagtcagagaaacaGGGGGGGAAGGTGAGGAACAAAAGGCCATCCTGGCTGCTTCACAGACATATGAATATATTCCCATCCTGGCTGCATAATAcacagtttataactttttataactcaacataAGGGACAAACATGTCTTCCATCAAAATGTTGCCATTTGCCTTAAAAACAAtatatcatttgttttaaaaggctTTAAAAGTTCCTTAGTTTTTTagatatttgtattatttcaaagtaattttcaaaatacaggCACTGTACTATGAAAGCCCATGCAAATGAACTCGTCCTCAGTAGAGGTCAGGTaccaaactgcaaaaaaaaggttttaaaatgcacaaatatgAATATGAGGTTAATTGCATGGCTTGATAAAATATGACAACATACTTAAAGTGAACATAGCCATTTTTATCatacattttagaaaaatatatgtaaaataatgCAATCagatttatctttattttatatctaaacttcctcctgtttttctgtttctctgacAGATGAGCCCACACTTTCTTTAACTGCCAGTCTGTTTCCAGAGCAACCGACCTTATCAGTAAGACAGGGCTGTTTTATGTTGGATATCAGCTATGTTTTGTCCGTCTTATTTAGACACCGTTTACAACTATCTGCCGGacatttcacacacacgcaagaaaaagacagaaaagcgACAtttaacaccacacacacacacacaaaaccacccaCTTTTGCTCTTAGGTTAACATTATTTATTCCTGTAGTCTTCTCACAGAGACTATGGACTAAGCCAAACCCTCTCCTTTAATCTTAGAGAGGTTGCGGTATCGCctctgatactgcctaaaacactGGTATTGGTATCGGAAGTAGTTTatgcagttgttaaaacataataaaatgtatatgacACACTGATATTGGATCAGTACTCTGTATAAGGAAGCAAAAGATGGTATCGGACTATCTCAGTTTTTTTAGCCAACCTCCTCGTTGGTCTAATTCACCTACTACTCTACGAGGACCGCTTCTTAACTGTTGATTCTATTGATCACTCACTCATTAAACTAATATTACTCAGCTAATACCCGTAGATGTTTTTCAGGAATAACACTACTATTCAAGTCTATAGATGAACACAGATTGAGAACTCCAAACTCTTCTTGTGCTACAAATGAGCGTTTAGGTCACTCTGTGACGACCCTGCGGCGAATCCTAGCAATGTAACACAAGTTACATCAGCTTaagaaatggtttaaaaaatataatttgaaatATTGTGTCTATAGCATAGATTCATGTTAGTGCGACTTTAAAATGGGAAGTTTAACTGCAACAGCGTTCCCGACCTTTTTCCATTAAGCCCGACAGCCCAccttgtaataaaaaataaaaaatattgttaaagACACAATAGTCTACCAATTCTCTAGAAGATATGTTATGCTCTTTAGATCTTCAGCTTTCATAATCTGTAAACCAACTGGATGTTGTCCAAACTGTCTATAAACTTAACTGTAAATGTACAGACCGACAACCCAAAGTATAATGCTCTCGCCGGTGTGGATGCAgaacaaggcaaggcagctttatttttatagcacatttcagcacgTATGCAATTCATTACacaaaaaacagttacaaaataaaaacagatacaatagtaaaagttacagtgcagtataacaaattaaacattaaggAAATGAACAGCCATTTAAAGAAAgccaacatcaaaaagaaaggtcttcagccttgatttaaaagaacagagtagcagcagatctgcagttttctgggagtttattccagatatgaggaacATAGGAACTGAATGCGGCTTCCccatgtttagttctgactctggggacagaaagcagacctgtcccagatgacccgagaggtctggggggtcagagtgtagtagaagatcagaaatgtattttggccccaaactgtttagtgatttataaacaacTTTTCCAAATCcagttgacacataagtcctttaacccttgatatattctttaGGTGATactaggctgactttgtaattgtgttAACGTGGCTGTTAAAaatcaggtctgagtccatgactacaccaagatttctggctttgccTGTCTGTTTTAACATTGTCATTTGAAGCCAAGCGCAACTTGTAATCGtgcctcttttgctccaaaattaaaaggtcccatggcatgaaaatttcccatgagttttttttttttttacattaatacacACCCTAGcttcaccttgccccccccctctcctcctcaaaagctacagactcagaaatggcacatacttaagaaagctcattgtgggactggctctagtggctgtaattctgcaccaaggctgaattttgggaaagacttcagatacagtactagaggaccactaaggtctatataaaagcatccaaagagcaccatgtcacggGACCTTTAACGTTACAGGCATGATAAAAGTAGACTTTATGGCATAGCCTGTACAGGTGTACCCAATTAAGTGGCCATCGAGTGCATGTTGATACATTCTATCATCCTCTTGTTACTGCGGCCTTACCGCCGATCACTACTGCGCAGACTCAAGATGTAGCCTGTATCCGCGAGATTTTGGTTTCACTTTGTACAGCAGTAGGAAGTGGAGACGCGGCAGCCATCTTAGATATGGACTCTATGGACTTAAATCCGCTCCAGAGCAGGTGGATGGAGCAATGTAGGTTACCATGGTAATTCAGCTCACTGAAATAAAAGTAATGCACtgaaacattcaaaataaagcaaCCCCATTCTCCAGTCAAGGTCTTCATGTGAACAGGTCCAAGCAGTCGTCCAGCTCCGGCTCAATGCTGGCGCCctcaccatggcaacagtcaGTCCCAGGCTGCTGTTCTCTCTTCCGCCTCCGTTTATACACACTTGTTTGGTTCTTTGTCTCCTGactgtggtggtgtgtttgtggttctGCTGGGAGTTTGTCTGTGTGCAGGGCTGACTGCAGATTCTGGTAGAATCTGGAGAGAAAGGAAGACAAACGTGAGCTCATTGCAGAACATTTAAACTCAATTCTGATGCATAGAAGTAGTGAGAACTTTTCATTAGTGTGGTGGCTAATAGCCACTGTTAGGAGAGAGGTGATCAGCAGACTGACCTGTGGATCCGTCTGAGGTTCTCCTCCAACTTCTGATTGGCTATGTGAGTCAGGAAACAGATGTACTCCTGTTCTACCAGCAGCTTTCCTTGGTGGCTGAGAGGAACCTCCAAGCCGTGGGTGCTACGGACCGCCTGCAGGGACAACACAGCAGGGAGACATTTTACACAGGATACGTAACACATGCAGCAGACTTCAAGGTCCTATTGATGCTACTGACTGAGAGTCCTGGAACAGCCTACCGTGATGATTTTCCCTGTCTTGCTGACAGTGAGACCAGAGTTCCTGAAGCCGAGTTGATGGCCACTGAGTGCTAGAGGAGagatgagacattttaaggccAAGTGGTCTGTTCATTTaataaatgtgtgaaaaatgaCCCACTATCAAGGTCTCAAACAACACAGAACAACTTATTTCTTAACAAAAACGTccttaaaaaggtcccatgacattgtgctttttggatgctttatatagaccttagtggtcccctaatactgtatctgaagtctctttcttgAAATTCAAGTccaacaatgagctttccttagtatgtgccatttctgagtctgtagctattaaggaggagagagagagagagggcaaggtggagggtggagggtgggggtgtggccttgaacAACTGCCACTCATaatgtgaaattttcatgccatgggacctttaaattccCTATTGTACAACAGCTGCATCCatgacacagcagcagcagatatTATGTGTGGGGGAGTGAGGTCTGGCAGTGGAACATGCCTGACAGGCTGTTTCTAAGGGGCATATGCTAGTAGAAAAGCAAATCCATGCAGCAGGGTTTGACATAAGCAATGGCCAATGGCCTGGGGACAATAAAAGAGTATGTGGGCCAAATTGATTGGACATTGTTTGTGCCAATTAAAGTCACCAGTCAATTCTGTACAACACTAGCTAAAGCTATCTTAGAAACAAAGTCCGCTAACATCAACAAGCAAACGCCAGTGCTAGGCTTGGGTGATCTGACATTTTAAATCATCCAATCGTGGTTACATCTGATAGGCTACATTTAGAGCTGTCccaaacatttagtttttttaaaacgaTTAATCAAGcgatttttgtgtgtgattaatttaccaatacattttgattatttCCCATTGCTCAATTAACAATTGTTTAATACTGCAATGTTCAAGTAAAATGAATTTGTAGTGTAACCTGACGCCAGATGTAGGCTATCaatccaacaacaaaataaagaaaaacaaaaataaaacttagAGTAAACAGAGCAAGTGCAAAAAGAGTAGCaagtatttcctttttttaacagtatgtAAAATAAGGAATAAACGCTTGTTTCTTTTAATaccattttataatttatacttttttatggtcaataaaaatagaatttaAACTCTGACCATTAACGTTAGCAGCTGTATATTAGCCCCCTGTAACGATAATGAGTGCAGGCTGACCTAACGTAGCTCCCGTCCCCTGGGAGGCTGGGCTGACTGTCCGAAAGCATCACAGCCCATCAGGGACGGCAGGGCatctggttagctcacctggtagagacCCTGTACAGAGGCTAAGTCCTTGCAGTGCCTGTGGGCTTGATTcaaacctgcagccctttgctgcatgtcatcccccccccacccccccttcaagtctaagctgtcctgtctaggcctaaaaatgcaattaaaaaaaaaaatttactcGGTTAATCGGGcaattttttaaagttttttttttacataataggCATTGGCCGATATCAGAGCATACCAAGCCGATTAACAGGCATGCACTACCTCGGGCAGCCTAGTGTTTGACGTACTCTGCCCCCAGAGTCAGTTAACATCAGAGTGACAGACCACATCCAGTTCCTTTGGAGGAACTAATTCCTTGGAGAAAATGGTAAGGATTAGATTCTTAAAAGTCCTATATATTTAATTAGTTATATATAGGCGAATTGGCAACATAACGTTCGGCTACTTCTGGATATCGATAGCGTAGTTGAAGTTGCATTATCACGGTAGAAGGGTCGCTATCATGTCACAATAATTAAGCTGGAATTTTGCAATCACAGACAGTGGAGAAATAAGTTGTAGATAAAAGGGAGACAAACGCAACGTATAGGCTAGTGAAGGACTGGCTTTGCTAGCGTTGTTGCTAAGCATACACTTCCAGAAAGACCACAGGCTCCAATTaatgattttgataatgaatgctcctactgggtgagctagaggccgtcCCTGTCTGATCATTTCTATGTTAACTGTTAGCCCCtagtaatataaaaatatatttacataaaagTGCCCTCCccatcaaaaacatcaactgACAATTTAGGGGACATTGCCCAACCCTACTACAAACATGGACTCACTACCTCCAGGATTACAAAGaggcaataaaagaaaaagaagatgcTGCGGCTGCTGCGACCGCCAATCTCAGTTAGCCTACTGCACCACAAATGTTTGATTCGcaaaaaaaatggcagaatgCTGACCAGAGGTAAGAAACTAAAATTCATACACAAATACTTGAAATGATTGCTACAGACAACCAGCCCCTTACACTAGTCTCTGATGTTGGCTTTCGGGGTTTGAGTGCAACAATGGAACCCCGGTATGGCCTCaagactgaaaaataaaaatcgcACAGACATGCTTGAAAACATAATGAAAGCCGTGGAGACAAAAATCAAAAGGCCTATCACCTCGGAGAATGCTGGCCCTCATTTGTCGTTCATGACAGTCAGTTATTGTGTTCTCAGCAGTTTAATAAATGCTGcactaaatttgtttttttttttaaattgataagtTGATTTGACAAGgtttattttcttcttactcattttgtttcatatttttatacaatatgttacaatacaatacaagtgCAGATTGAtgttcaataaatgtttttgttgagaaatGTTTTGTATCAAGTAATTATTAGTGTTCTATTTTATCTttcaaataaaggtttaaaaacAAGCACATATTGGCTGACCCCGACTTCTAAAGATCAGCATCGGCCACAGAAAAACCCATATTGCTCGGGCGGCCTTTAGCTCACCAGTAAGAGCTTTCACACCATTCTGGCTGAGTTCTGCAGCGGCCCAGGTGTaaatctgacctgcggccctttgctgcatgtcatccccccatgtctctccccctttcctgtctgtccattgtcaaaacaataaaaagggaaaaatccccaaaaaataaacCCATATCACTCGACTTCTAGTTCTGATAGTAAGTAACCTGAAatcattttaattgaaaaaccAAAATCCAATTATTTCTTTAATCAGAGATATATACGATCTTATCAACAATCGGCTCAAGCCTAGTCTGTGCAGCATCAGGTTTATAATGGACGTGCTCCGCTGACAACATGCTGCAGCAGATGTGACGCGTTTGggctctgtgtgtttctgccGTAGTTTCGGCTTTCCTCCTTCAATgtagagcagcgtacagccactTTCCTAGCTAAACTTGGTCTCATTCAGAAAGCAGTCTCAAAAGGGGCTCTGAGTCTGTCAAAAGGTCTGAGATCTACCGTATAACGTAAAACACAGCAGACTTTAGTGCAGGTGTGTTCCTTTCTGAAATATACTGACTGTATTCTTGTAATAGCCTATTATAGGGCTGTACTATTatggtaaccttgccccttatggaggtcataaggagcaaggttccCTCCCATTACTCTGCTTTGTCCGCCCTGAGAATatagcccacccatgagagagagacatcatggctttcaaatgagcaacttggcagttggtcaagcacacacctccagcctccaccttgcccccctctcCACctctcagaaatggcacatactaaggaaagctcattgtgggactggctctagtggctgtaattctgcactgaattttgtgaaagagacttcagatacagtattaggggaccactaaggtctatataaaagagacttcaggtacaatataaggggaccactaaggtctatgtaaaagagacttcagatactgtcaGTACAAGGGAACcactatgtaaaagcatccaagaaCACcacgtcatgggacctttaactgaCTGAACACATTTGTATGCAGAATAtgctttgtatttgttgtttggaTAACTCATTACAATGTATATTCCATTAACAAAATTATCAATGTTCCGGAGCCAGTACAAACGTACAAGGGTAAAGCTCTCGGATCTATAGTAAACGTGGGATTCTTACCGTGAGCTGAGCGTCCTCCAGCCGTCTGCACTGAAGATGGAGCACGAAGGGCTCAAACTTCAACACTGCATCTCCACTGGAGCGGGCCACAGCGCTCACctgagcaacacacacaccatgcactCTTGTTAATATTAAACCACTGTTATTTGATGAATGTTAGAAGGCCATCATATCTTACCAGGTCTTCAGGTTTGCATTGCTGGTGTGAGACAAACAGCCAAACGCAGCCGTTTTTCTGAGCCTGCAGGGAGACAAGGCGCTATGCTCTGCTAACAATGCCACTCAAAAAGTTTTAAATAGCGTGTCATGCTAAATGAATAAACGTTACCCTgcatgtatttgaaaaaaacgGGATAAAAGCTTCCAGACACTAACATGTTTACGTTACAGACGTTCTAGCAGCTAGaatttagcttgttagcttgcaGGGTAATGCTAGCGTTAAGCTAACACAGCCTCTGACTCTCACCCCGTCAGTGAGGATGATTCTGCCGGAGCACGAGCTGGTGGTGAAGTACTGCTCACACCTGTTGAGCAGGGACACCACATGTGCGATGTCCTCATCCACCTGTCCCTTCTTACTCAGGTCTAGCTTGTTCAGACACTGCTCCTTCCACAGACGGAACCCTTTCTCCATTACTCCTGAATTTTCGGAGCTACAGGCAGTAACGTTAGCTGACAGCTGGGCAACACAGGTGTTAAAGACAGCGGGGCTCAAGTTCTCTTAATACCTTAACTGTCTATGCCTAATACATACATGCTACAAGCGCTAACATTAGTAGCtgtagctgctgctgcttcttctcttcttcttcttcttcttcttcttcttcaaggTTTATAGGCAGTTGGCAAGGCAACTGATGGTGCACCGCCACCGACTGGACTGGAGTGCAACTACACAAGAGACTAGTTAGTGCATGCTCAGACttaaatccatgaaataataaacttttctgattacaaacaataacaaacgCTGGGAATCATTTCAGAGACGTTAACTATCTtatgattgctaacgttagctcaaaacgccatttgagtgacagcctttgttgtgttttgttgctagcttgtagccagcaatcatttcaaatttttttagctatctatgatatattgctaacgttagctcaaaacaccattcaactgacagcctttgttgcgTTTGTTTGCCCGCTTGTAGCAAAGCAAGCAGTCATTTCTAAAATGGTGTAGCTATCCaagattgtttgattgctaacgttaactCACAACActattcaactgacaacctttgttgtgttggatgctagcttgtagccagcagtgaacgaacttcattaagtaggtccatttttactgtattaacaTTACAGAAGacgttagcatcttatatgcaacttgttgcaaagtggcgCATGCCCCACTCACAACTTCACTCGTtgcatgcgtgactcaaatctgcacttgccTCACATTGGGCGGTGAAACCGCATCAACCGCTACTGCCTACTAGCAGTAATGAGCCGTGGGCCTCCATCTTGGACCCGTCACCCGCTCCACTCAGTGTTATCTGTTTTGGCAGGTGCAACGAGCTGTCAGCGCATTTAATTAATCATACCGCAAAGGTCAAACATGGTTAggcatattttaatattcatagtgggattaacagtaatagaatatcctgatatgatataaagtcaCCAGATGTCCaagatcaaaactgggaacataatccccaaaaagggaaaaaaaagggacatttcCAGGTTGACTATCAATCTGATTGAAAAACcatgttgtgtctttaaaacagaacagggacagaggtatttttttttgtatttggccAGGACAGACAACCAAAAATGGGGACTGTCCCCTGAAGCCaaggacgtctggtcaccctagacCAGATGTCTCCATCGTACCCATCATTTGCAAATGATAGGGTATTTGCAAATTACACACTATAAATATGatagagaagcagaaacagatagtggcagtaaagtcagatattttaataagttgAAGGaaaaatatgattatattatattagagtctacttgaattttttttgtctctgtttctcacacacacacacacacacacacacattcttttgcATTCATCTCCTCCCTGCCCTTGGCATTTAGCAGCCCTACtcccaacaccacacacacagggttgcacaatattgacaaaatgtgatattgcaatattgattgaATATCGCAATATTGATATGAATTCgatattttaaacatatgtaaaattacaaaatagattcataacaaaataaacaaatcttACAACAAAAGCTTTATTTCAGGCAACAGTCATATTGGACTGGtccaacataaataaataacaaccaTGTCTACAtggttgtacagtataaaaaatataaatttaacaggacacaacttttctttttatttgagatTTGTTCCGGTTTGGTGTCTATTCTGTTTCTTCACTTACACTGTCACTGTGTTGAAATATGTACACACATGGTACgctccatagggtttgtcaCGTAGTGATTTGCTCCATAGGGTTTGCTTAAGTTAGTGCACATCACTGCCAATTCATTGGCCAAGTGGCCTTAGTGTATATATTGACCTATATTGAGTGTTTGGGGATGGCTCTGTCAAAAGTATTTGATATAGTGGAGTCTAACTGGATAAGCGTGTGCCCCCATGTACAATGGCTCAGTCCTTGCAGCAGCTGCGGGTTCAATTCTGACGAGCAGCACTTTGCTGATGTTATTCCCACTCGCTCTCTGCTTTCATTtattcaactgtaaaataaagggctaaaatgcccaaaataaaaTTCTTCAAATACAAAAGTATTCAATACAAAATTACATTATGAACTTTTGACCTTTTTAGCAGTACAGTATAGTAaggtgttgtggtttgggttttgcTTTGGATTCTTTACCTTTTTCAGGCcttgtcttgtgtttgtatCTTTTATCCCGGTCTTGTTCTGTTGGTCCTGTCGTGTGttccctgagtgtctgtatgttctgtttcctgttttattttgaagtcttttgtctcgtcttgcctttagttttacttcctgtgtcttcccgcttttgtgattacctgatgttttccacctgcttccctgtcctcttgtcacctgcctctcattacctcattaccttttgtatttaatgtgcttcccttgtctcttgtcagatttTTTCTGTCCTGTCATGTCAGCGTTCTG
The sequence above is drawn from the Etheostoma spectabile isolate EspeVRDwgs_2016 unplaced genomic scaffold, UIUC_Espe_1.0 scaffold00000874, whole genome shotgun sequence genome and encodes:
- the LOC116674607 gene encoding LOW QUALITY PROTEIN: tRNA wybutosine-synthesizing protein 3 homolog (The sequence of the model RefSeq protein was modified relative to this genomic sequence to represent the inferred CDS: inserted 1 base in 1 codon) codes for the protein MEKGFRLWKEQCLNKLDLSKKGQVDEDIAHVVSLLNRCEQYFTTSSCSGRIILTDGAQKNGCVWLFVSHQQCKPEDLVSAVARSSGDAVLKFEPFVLHLQCRRLEDAQLTHSVAINXGFRNSGLTVSKTGKIITAVRSTHGLEVPLSHQGKLLVEQEYICFLTHIANQKLEENLRRIHRFYQNLQSALHTDKLPAEPQTHHHSQETKNQTSVYKRRRKREQQPGTDCCHGEGASIEPELDDCLDLFT